From Tiliqua scincoides isolate rTilSci1 chromosome 2, rTilSci1.hap2, whole genome shotgun sequence, the proteins below share one genomic window:
- the LOC136641902 gene encoding olfactory receptor 2Z1-like: MGVAECLLLTVMSYDRYVAICKPLQYPVLMSRKTCLVMSAGVWFGTSFHALIQTISVLQLSYCGSNGIDQFFCTVPALLKLSCSETHTYEKGLFLSGIVFLLCPFSVILASYISILSTVLGMHSMEGKHKAFGTCLSHLCVVGIFYGAAGFKYLRPKSYRTPQQDKIASVFCDIVTPC; the protein is encoded by the coding sequence ATGGGAGTAGCAGAATGTCTCCTGCTGACCGTCATGTCATATGACAGGTACGTGGCAATATGCAAGCCTTTGCAATATCCTGTTCTCATGAGCAGGAAGACTTGCCTAGTCATGTCAGCAGGGGTCTGGTTTGGTACTTCTTTTCATGCTTTGATACAAACCATTAGTGTACTTCAATTGTCCTACTGTGGTTCAAATGGCATTGACCAGTTCTTTTGCACAGTCCCAGCTCTGCTGAAGTTGTCATGTTCTGAGACCCACACCTATGAAAAAGGATTATTCTTAAGTGGCATTGTTTTCCTTCTCTGCCCCTTCTCGGTCATCCTAGCCTCCTATATTTCCATCCTGTCCACAGTCCTAGGAATGCACTCGATGGAAGGAAAGCACAAGGCATTTGGTACATGCTTATCCCATCTCTGTGTTGTGGGGATCTTCTATGGAGCTGCCGGTTTTAAGTatttaagacccaaatcctacaGAACACCACAACAGGATAAGATAGCCTCAGTGTTCTGTGACATTGTCACCCCATGCTGA